A section of the Micromonas commoda chromosome 14, complete sequence genome encodes:
- a CDS encoding predicted protein, with amino-acid sequence MDKGGESDFGSILNWRDLGSTPGTRVAPGRVFRTATPGRSSEEDAATIVGLGVARLLDLRSLDEFEPSPGALQSRFQLRSFTRPADAADPSTGAASTSTAIAAFRASILDDVDAGRAVRYHAPLLDYDRYYRSIYERMEGVERVKAAVYAVQAKLYDDTNQRRLFVRKVNAGGLTLLNEVMVDGSGPEIAAALCVLSATTPGGATAFYCKAGKDRTGLVAALALHCCGASDDAIVADYTRSQGSGKAALGGGKTEGDGTAIDYSRFHGAPETIMRDTLSYIRRGYGSVEGYLDRVGFDADARRTLARALCE; translated from the coding sequence atGGATAAGGGTGGCGAGTCGGACTTTGGGAGCATCCTCAACTGGCGGGATCTGGGCTCCACCCccggcacgcgcgtcgcgcccggccgCGTCTTCcgcaccgcgacgcccggcAGATccagcgaggaggacgcggcgaccatcgtcggtctcggcgtcgccagACTCCTGGACCTCAGATCGTTGGACGAGTTCGAGCCatcgcccggcgccctccaGTCGCGGTTCCAACTTCGGTCTTTCACCAggcccgccgacgccgccgatccatcgaccggcgcggcgtccacctcgaccgccatcgccgcctttcGCGCGTCCAtcctggacgacgtcgacgccggaaGGGCGGTCAGGTACCACGCGCCCCTCCTGGACTACGACAGATACTACCGGTCAATCTACGAACGCATGGAGGGTGTAGAGCGCGTCAAAGCCGCGGTGTACGCCGTGCAGGCTAAACTGTACGACGACACGAACCAGCGCAGGCTGTTCGTGCGCAAGGTGAACGCCGGGGGCTTGACGCTGCTGAACGAGGTCATGGTGGACGGCAGCGGGCCAGAGATTGCGGCTGCGCTCTGCGTgctctccgcgacgacgccaggcggcgccaccgcgtttTACTGCAAGGCTGGCAAGGACCGGAcgggcctcgtcgcggcgctggcgttGCACTgctgcggcgcgagcgacgacgcgatcgtggCGGACTACACGCGGAGCCAGGGGAGCGGTaaggcggcgctgggcggcggAAAGACGGAAGGGGACGGGACGGCGATTGACTATTCTAGATTCCACGGCGCTCCCGAGACGATCATGCGCGACACGCTGAGTTACATCAGACGCGGGTACGGGTCCGTGGAGGGATACCTGGACCGCGTGGgtttcgacgcggacgcgaggcggacgctggcgagggcgcttTGCGAGTAG